CTGCCGGGCATCGCCGAGGCGGGCCACTTCCATGCATGGACCTTGACGGACGAAAGCATCGTCGCGACCGTCCACGTCAGCCCTAAGGAGGGGATCGACCCATTGACCCTGCCGTCGGTCGTCGCGTCCTTTCTCAAGGAAGGGCACGGCATCGATCATGTCACGGTCCAGGTGGACCCGCGGGGCGCGCTTCTCGCCCGGCACGCGTGATCGTGCCCTTCAATCAGCCGTCTGATCCGAAGCGGTCCGGGTTGAAGGTGCTCGACGCATCAAGTGCCCGTGTTGTTTGCGAACCGCGTCGCGTATCGTCGACGCTTGCGACGGCACGCTGCAGGCTAGCCGGAAGCGTCAGCCGTTGAAGCGCCTCGGCCGGTGCAAGCGCCCAATCGAGCATCGCCTTGTCGGAAACCGTCCATGCGCTTGCCTGGTGAAGGTCAAGAAGGCCGGATTCGGCGACAGCGGGCTGGCGCAATACCCGCCCCGTGATGCCGAGGCCTCCCATGGCCTTGAACGTTGAGGAGGGAATGAAAGCGGAGGTGTTTACACTCACAACGCGTTCGATTTCAGCTGCTCGAAACGTGGGGAGCGGAGCGCTGATGGTCGCCAGGTCGAAGAACGCCGGTTGTTCGACGGTCATTTCGCCCGCGGCCTGCATCTCGAGCGCCTTTTCCGCGCGGCTTTTGCGTGTCGGCAGCAACGCGGTCACGAGACTGTTCGGCGAGGTGTCATCTTCGGACAGTGCAGCGCCGGCGGAGCTCGCGGCCACGATCGATTTCGAGCCGACGCGTCGCTTGTAGTCCGCCATGGCCACGTTGTAGCCGGGCAGGGGGCGACCATCGGCGGGAACGTGCAGTGTCTTGCCGTTCGGGAAGATGCGCACAAGCTCTTGACGCGACATCCGTGGCCAGGCGCGCACATTGCCGACATCGAGATGCACGAAGGGCGAGCCCGATTTCGGATAGTAGCCGACGCCGCCAACCTGCATTTGCATGGCGGTGGCCCTGAGCTTTGCCAGCTTCACGCCAGGGATGAAGAAGTCCATCGCCTTGCCGAGCGTGTGCTGGCTGTTCTTGGCGACGCCCGAACTGCGCGAACGACCGCGCAGCATATTGTTGGTGGCGGGGGAGCGGTAGGCGGAGACGATGTGGATGTAATCCTTCGCGCCGCTGCGCTGATAGACTTCCCAGACGAGGTCGAGCAGGCGAGGGTCCATGCGAGCAGGTTCGTTCCGGCGCCAGTCGCGCAGGAAGCGGTTGACCTGCGCGAGACCCTTCGGGTCGAACCTGCCGTCGCGCTTGAAGGTGATCGTCGCCCGCTCGCCGGTGTGGGTGAAGAACAGTTTCAGCGATCGATCTTCCGCGGCAGCCGTGGCAGCGGTCAGTGCGACGACAGAGGCGGCGGCGGCCGTGATTGTGGAGGCTTGCGCAACCCAGCGCGCAATCGTCTCGATTCCCTTGTCGGCAGCAGCGTGGAACAGGCGCGCAAGAAACGCAGTCACAGGATACTCAGACACAGTAGTTCCGATCCAAACGAGATACATCACGGGGCGGCAGAGACATCTCGCCGCAGATTGCTTGCGAGGATTATGGTCAACAAAGATTTAAGAAGCCGTTGATGCCTGGTGGTCATCGATCGGCCCCTTGACGGTGTTGCCGGCGGACAATCTCCTCGACGATGCGCTCGGCATCCGGCCCGGCACCCATGACGAGAGCGGACGCCCTGTTTCGTTGCCACGGCCGGCCCGCGAAGTAGAGCCCAGGCACAGGGGAAACGCCGTTGGTGTGCGAGAACGTGCCATCCGGTCCTACGGCCGACGGAATCTCCACCCAAGCCGTCTCGTCGCGATAGCCGGTCGCCCAGATAACCGTTCGCACGGTGGCGGAGCTGCCGTCGGAAAACGTCGCCGTCTCGCCTGAGGAGGCGACAAGGCGCGGCACAAGCCGGACACCTGCCTGCGCCAGGTGTGTGTCGCCTTGTCCGCGGTCAGGAAAGGCATCGGCAGCGCGCACCTTGCGGCCGATCCATGACTCCGGCGAGGCTTTCAGAATTCCGAGCAAGCGGAGCCACCACCAGATCGACTTCCCGAACAGCCCTTCTCGGAACAGTTTTCGAGGCTTGCCCCGGGAAAGCATCACAGGTTGCAGGGTCCGGCATTCAAGCGCGATGTCACGACCGCTTGCCCCGTCTCCAACGACGAGGACCGGTCCATCGGGCACACTCGCTGGTTTCTGATAGGTTTGCGGCGTCAACTGCAGCACCTCAGATCCGAAGCCGCTAGAGATGGACGGGACTATCGGTTTCTGAAAACCCCCGGTCGCGACAATCACTTCACTAGCTTCGATTTTCTCGCCCGAGTCCGTTTCTGCGAGGAAGACCCGGTTCGCACGCGACAGGCGCGCGACCCGTGTTCCCGATCGCACCGGCAGGCTGAAACGCGCGGCGTAGTCTTCCAGGTAGACAGCAAACTCGTCGCGGCTCGGATATTGCTCCCGGTTGCCGGCAAGGGGCAGGCCTGGAATGGCGCTGAACTGGCGTGGAGTGAACAGGGTCAGCGAAGCGTAGCGGCTGCGCCAGCTGTCGCCGACGCGCGGATGGGCGTCGACGATCAGGAAAGGCAGACCGGCCCTGCGCAGGTAGTACCCTGCGGCAAGGCCAGCTTGGCCGGCTCCGATGACAAGCACCTGCCGCGCCGTCACGAAACCACCACGACGCGTGTTCCTACCGGGACGCGCTCATAGAGGTCTTCGACGTGACCGTTGACCATTCGTATGCAACCATTCGAAACCGCCTTGCCTATCGTCCAGGGCTCGGTCGTGCCATGGATGCGATAGAGGGTGTCTCTGCCGTCTCGAAACAAATAGAGAGCCCTCGAGCCCAGCGGGTTCTTCGGCCCGCCGGGAACGCCGTCGGCATAGCGCGCATATTTCTTCGGATCACGCCGGATCATGTTGTCGGTCGGGCGCCAGCTTGGCCATTTCGCCTTCCGGCCGACAGTCGCAGTGCCAGAGAACGCCAGGCCCGCGCGCCCGACACCGACGCCGTAGCGGCGGGCAAGACCACCTTCTTCGATGAGATAGAGAAAGCGATCCCTCGGCACGACGACGATGGTGCCGGCAGTTTCCGGATAGGGAGATGTCACCAGTTGCGGCAGAAATCTCTCATCGATGTCGATCGTATGTTTCTTGCCTTGCGCGACGGCGAGCGCGGGTGAGGCAAGGAGAGCGACGGCGGCAAGGCCGAAGGTCCGTCGATCCAGAACCGGGGAGGCCGGCCGCTCCGCTGTTGGTGATTGTTCGGTGTCGTGGTTTGAAAGTCGTCTCATGGAAGTGTTCCTTGGCACGGGCAGGGCTCGCTATGCGGTCTGCAATCGGCAATGAAATGGGAATGGTGGGTGAGCGGCCGAGCGTGTGCCGCGGTCGCGTCACACCGGAGACCGGATCGCGCACGCGGGCGTCCCCGGTTGGTTCAAGCCGAGCGAGGGGGAGGCAGAATCAGCCGGGCTGGAACTGATGATTGCGTGTCGAAAGCTTGATTGGGGCGAATCCGGCGGACCGGTGCGGCCACCGGCCAGAACCACGCGACCAGCCAGCTGCAGGCTTCGTGACAGGTTTCTAGGCTCGCCGGATGGTCAAGCTCTGAATCATCAGTGTCTATCGCCAAAAGGCTCACGCTGCTCTGTAACGGGTCGGACAGCGCGTGGCTGCGCGCCGCCACCGACGCCGCGGCGCTTGTCCCGACGACGAGCGACATAAGGAGGACAATGATCAACTTCATGACGGCGCGGTGCATGCGCGTAATGCCCGGATCGCTGGATTTTCGAAGACCTATCTCACGGCATTATACTTAACAGGCGATTACCGGGATGTGCAGAGTAGGGGCGAAGCGCCTGCCTTCGCTCGTGACCCGTTGAAATTGCCGGTAATTTTCGATGCCGTGCGTTTGATTCGTGGCATCGGCAAGAGTCAGATCACTATTGCAATCCACGTTCGGAGTTTTGCTGCCGATCGCACTCGGCGATGATTAGACATACTGACAGCTGCTCCGACAGCACCGACTCTAATGCCGATGTCGCTGCGCGCATCGTGAAGGCGGCAATGAGCCTCTCGGCCCTTGTAGGTCCATCATCGATGGTTGGCGCGGATGGGTAGTATTGCTGGCGGCCAGCAGCGGCAGTTCGCCGCGCGACATCTCGCTTTGCCGGTTGCGATTGACCAAAGTGTTCCGAACAGGCAGGCGATATCCTGCAATCGTGCAAGATTGTGAAGGAGAAACCACATGCTTAAACGACGAGACGTATTGCTGGGTGCAGCGATTGGCACCATAGCGTTGACGGCGCTGCCTGTCAGAGCGGCAACGAAAGACCATCAGGTGATGATGCTCAACAAAGGCAAGAAGGGCGCGATGGTCTTCGAGCCCGATTTCATTGTGGCCGCGCCTGGCGATACTGTGACCTTTGTGCCCGTCGACAAGGGCCACAATGCCGAAACCATCAAGGGATTGATCCCGGATGGAGCGAACGCGTTCAAAGGCAAAATCAACGAGCAGATCACGGTAACCGTCGAGCAGGAAGGCATCTATGGTGTAAAATGCCTTCCGCACTATGGAATGGGGATGGTGGCGCTCATCGCGGTGGGGCAGCCGGTCAACCTAGAACAGGCCAGGACGGTCAAACATATAGGCAAGGCAAGGAAGGTGTTCGAGGAACTGCTGGCGCAGGTACCGACGACGTGAGTTCTTGAAGCAACGCCACACACGACCCGGCTTCTTGTCATGCCATGACAGTTATTCACCTGTGCGCAACGGTACACGTCGCCCGGCTCGGCGGCTTTGTGCGCAGGATAGGCAATCATCGCGGATTGAGGCGGGAAGAGCCTGCAGCCGTGCGGCGTGGCGCTCCGCTGCCCCAATCATCTTATCAACCCGCCGTCATCGTCGATGACGGCGACCCAATATTCAGGACGGTGCAGCGACATGAACAAATTCAAAGCCTTATTCTTAACGTCCTTTGCAATGACAGTTTTGACGGCCGCCCCGGCAATGGCGCACTCCGTGCTCAAGAATTCGTCGCCGACTG
The genomic region above belongs to Shinella zoogloeoides and contains:
- a CDS encoding DUF882 domain-containing protein encodes the protein MTAFLARLFHAAADKGIETIARWVAQASTITAAAASVVALTAATAAAEDRSLKLFFTHTGERATITFKRDGRFDPKGLAQVNRFLRDWRRNEPARMDPRLLDLVWEVYQRSGAKDYIHIVSAYRSPATNNMLRGRSRSSGVAKNSQHTLGKAMDFFIPGVKLAKLRATAMQMQVGGVGYYPKSGSPFVHLDVGNVRAWPRMSRQELVRIFPNGKTLHVPADGRPLPGYNVAMADYKRRVGSKSIVAASSAGAALSEDDTSPNSLVTALLPTRKSRAEKALEMQAAGEMTVEQPAFFDLATISAPLPTFRAAEIERVVSVNTSAFIPSSTFKAMGGLGITGRVLRQPAVAESGLLDLHQASAWTVSDKAMLDWALAPAEALQRLTLPASLQRAVASVDDTRRGSQTTRALDASSTFNPDRFGSDG
- a CDS encoding flavin-containing monooxygenase; this translates as MLVIGAGQAGLAAGYYLRRAGLPFLIVDAHPRVGDSWRSRYASLTLFTPRQFSAIPGLPLAGNREQYPSRDEFAVYLEDYAARFSLPVRSGTRVARLSRANRVFLAETDSGEKIEASEVIVATGGFQKPIVPSISSGFGSEVLQLTPQTYQKPASVPDGPVLVVGDGASGRDIALECRTLQPVMLSRGKPRKLFREGLFGKSIWWWLRLLGILKASPESWIGRKVRAADAFPDRGQGDTHLAQAGVRLVPRLVASSGETATFSDGSSATVRTVIWATGYRDETAWVEIPSAVGPDGTFSHTNGVSPVPGLYFAGRPWQRNRASALVMGAGPDAERIVEEIVRRQHRQGADR
- a CDS encoding L,D-transpeptidase, which produces MRRLSNHDTEQSPTAERPASPVLDRRTFGLAAVALLASPALAVAQGKKHTIDIDERFLPQLVTSPYPETAGTIVVVPRDRFLYLIEEGGLARRYGVGVGRAGLAFSGTATVGRKAKWPSWRPTDNMIRRDPKKYARYADGVPGGPKNPLGSRALYLFRDGRDTLYRIHGTTEPWTIGKAVSNGCIRMVNGHVEDLYERVPVGTRVVVVS
- a CDS encoding pseudoazurin: MLKRRDVLLGAAIGTIALTALPVRAATKDHQVMMLNKGKKGAMVFEPDFIVAAPGDTVTFVPVDKGHNAETIKGLIPDGANAFKGKINEQITVTVEQEGIYGVKCLPHYGMGMVALIAVGQPVNLEQARTVKHIGKARKVFEELLAQVPTT